The following nucleotide sequence is from uncultured Draconibacterium sp..
AAGTCATCAAATGGGAGACAGGGATTATGTCTCGTTGCGACGGGCTGTTTTTGCATCTACACATCTGGTTCTTACGGTAATGTCACTATCTGCAATACTATTTATATTGGCCAGACACATACTTCCGTTACTGTTTACTACCGATGAAAATGTTATTGAAGTAGCAGCCGGTTTATTAATAATTGCTGCCGTGTTTCAGCTCTTCGATGGATTACAGGTTATTATGCAAAGTTCGCTGCGTGGAATGGCAGATGTAACGACACCAATGCTAATTGCATTTATTGCTTATCTGTTAATCGGTATTCCAACCAGTTATGTTTTTACGTTTGTTTTAGATGCTGGGCCTCAGGGAATTTGGTATGGTTATTTGGTTGGTTTGGGAACCGCAGGAATATTGTTTTACATCCGGTTTATGCGCTTGCTGAAACGTTTTGCCTGATTCACTTTTTACCAAAAAAAAGCGGGTTATCTTTTGTTGATAACCCGATTGTTCATAGTCTAGTTTAGTTAGATCAGAAAACTTATTGGTCTAATAGAGAAAAGGTAGTTCTAATAAGTATCTAAATCGTTTTATTCATATAAGGCACCGCTAATATAGTATAAAAATGATTTAAATCTTAAGTATTTTTTAAAATTAATTAATGTTTGTTAAAAAGGTCTTGTTGATAATGCTTATGGTCCTGATTGTCAGTGTTTGTGATATTGACAATATGTTTTAGAATAGTTTTGGTCTTTTTTGAAAAAAATCGCTATTTATTCGAAAAATGCAAATTAAATGGATGTGATGATAAAAATCATGTTCTTATAGTTGTGTAAAGCATCAAGAAATAAAATAGCATTTTGTATCATTTTCGGGTAAATAATTAGGTTTTGCAGCTTAATTGTTTGACATCTTTCAAGGTTATACCTGCAAAATCTTAAATAGAATCCGGTATTATTATAGAACAACTACATGCAATTTTACAGGAATATAGAAACAAATAAAGTTAGGTGCTATTTTATTTGGTACGAATAGTTACAGATCGTATTTTTAATAAAAATCTTAAAAGCGGCAACAAAGCCGGTGTTCAATTTGCAAATAGCTAATTCTTTAAAAAATGAAAGCAGTAGTATTAACCGGTATCCGGCAGATGAAGTTAACAGAGACCGCTGATCCTGAGTTAACCAACGAGAGCGATGTTAAGATAAAAATCTCAACCGTTGGGGTCTGTGGATCAGATATTCATTATTACTCGGAAGGAAAGATCGGCTCGCAAGTAGTTGAATACCCGTTTAAAGTAGGGCACGAGTGCTCGGGGGTAATTGTTGAAACAGGTAAAGCTGTAACAAATGTACAAGTTGGCGACCTGGTGGTTGTTGATCCGTCGGTGCATTGCGGCACTTGTGATCAGTGTTTAGCCGGCCGCCCGCATACGTGCCGGAATAATAAGTTTTTAGGCTGCCCCGGACAAATTGAAGGATGTTTGTCGGAATATATTATTATGCCATCGTTTACTTGTTTCCCGGTTACCGATAAATTGAATGCCAGGCAGGCAGCATTAATCGAACCACTTTCAATTGGAGTATATGCTGTTAAGCTGGCTCATATTCAGAAAAAGAAAACATCGGTTGGAATTTTTGGGGCCGGTCCGATTGGTTTGAGTATTCTGCTAAAATTGGTGGCCGACGAAATAAACAATGTAGGAGTTATTGAGCCACTGGATTACCGCTTGAGTAAAGCCGATGAAATTGGTGCATCGTGGTTAATAAATCCTACGAATGAAGATGTGGAAGCTGCTGTGCAAAAACAGGAAGAACTTTTGCTTGATGTGGTTTTTGAAGCCAGTGGCGAACAGGAAGCAGTAAATAATGCCATTAAAATTCTGAAACCGGGAGGAAAACTGGTATTGGTTGGTATTCCGCCGGATGCGCGATATGTTTTCGATATGGATTTAATGCGCCGAAAGGAATTAACAGTAATAAATGTACGCCGTCAAAACCATTGTGTTGAAGAGGCCATCGAGCTGGTAATTTCCGGAACGGTGCAAGTTTCAAAAATGGTGACGCACGAATTTACACTGGAAGAAACGCCGGTGGCTTTCGATATGGTTGAGGGGTATAAATTTGGAGCAATAAAGGCAATGATAAATTTCTAATAAAGAAAAAAAGGAAGCATTTGCTTCCTTTTTTTTATCCTATTAAAATCTTTATACGTTGTAAGTTGACGATGCTGTATTGCCACCACGGCCTGTCCAGTTGGTGTGGAAAAATTCGCCACGTGGTTTATCAACTCTTTCGTAGGTATGTGCTCCGAAATAGTCGCGTTGTGCCTGAAGTAAGTTGGCAGGCAAACGTTCGCTGCGGAAACCATCGAAGTAACACAGTGCCGAAGTTAGTGCAGGTACAGGAATACCGTTTGCCAATGCAGTTGCACAAACACGACGCCAGCCTGCCTGGGCTTCTTCAACTTTTTGTTTGAAGAAAGGATCGAGTAGTAAGTTTGGCAACTCCGGATTGTTATCAAATGCTTTCTTGATATCTGCAAGGAAAACCGAACGAATAATACAACCACCACGCCACATCAGGGCAATTCCACCGTAATTCAGGTTCCAGCCGTGTTCGCTGGCAGCTTCCATCATCAGGTTATAACCTTGTGCGTACGAAATTATTTTTGCACCTAACAATGCACTTTCAATATCGTCGATAAATTGTTGTTTATCACCTTTAAACTCCGGTTTGGGGCCTTCAATTACTTTTGATGCCTGAACGCGCAGATCTTTCTGGGCCGATAGACAACGGGCAAAAACCGATTCGCCGATCAAGGTTAAAGGAATACCCAGATCAAGTGCTGAAATACCTGTCCATTTTCCGGTACCTTTTTGTCCGGCAGTGTCAAGGATCATTTCAACAGTTTCCTCGCCGTTTTCATCTTTATAACCTAAAATATCGCGTGTAATTTCAATAAGGTAACTATCTAAAATACCTTCGTTCCATTTTGTGAATACTTCGTGCATTTCATCGTTGCTCATTCCCAGCAATTCTTTCATTAACTGGTAGGCCTCGGTGATAATCTGCATATCGCCATATTCGATTCCGTTGTGTACCATTTTTACAAAATGGCCGGCACCACCTTCGCCAACCCAGTCGCAACAAGCTTCGCCACTTTCAACTTTTGCCGATACAGCCTGGAAAATCTCTTTGACATGCGGCCATGCAGCAGGCGATCCACCCGGCATGATAGACGGGCCTTTTAATGCACCTTCTTCGCCACCTGAAACACCCGTTCCGATGTATAATAATCCTTTGCTTTCCACATAATTTGTACGACGGATTGTATCGGGGAAATGTGAATTTCCGCCATCGATAATAATATCGCCCGGCTCAAGATGGGGGATAACCATATCGATAAAGTCATCAACCGGTTGACCGGCTTTTACCAGCATCATTACTTTACGCGGCTTTTCCAACGTGGCACAAAAATCTTCAATTGAGTGTGCTCCAATAAAGTTTTTGCCGGCTCCTCTGCCATTTACAAATTTGTCAACCTTCTCAACCGTACGGTTGTATACGGCCACGGTGTAGCCTTTGCTTTCCATGTTTAGCACCAGGTTTTCGCCCATTACGGCTAACCCGATCAAACCAATGTCTGCTAATTTCTTCATGCTATTGCGTATTATTTGTTTTTAATTTGAAATCCTAATTCTTTCAGTTTTTCCAAAGTTTTTATTTCAATATTTTTTGCTTCGATGGTATACGTATTAAACTCCCGACGAACTGGATAATCACCCCGCAATTGTTCAAACTTAAGCGGTGAATCCCGAAGGTCGTCGTCATCGTTTTCAATATCATAAGTGCTCAAAATGGCTTCTGCCAAAACGGAATATTCACGACGTTGGTTGCCATCAATTTTAATGATTGTAGTTGCAGGTAGTTCAACATCAGTTGGTGCCCAATTGTTGATGCCCAAATCAAAAAAACGGCTAATGGCCTGTACACTCATTTTTGTTCCGTTGGCTTTCCCGTCTTTTGAATAGCCTGCAATGTGCGGTGTGCCGTACTCACAAAGGTTTAACAGATCGAGATTTATATCCGGTTCATTCTCCCAGCAATCGGCAATAAAACCTTTGATATCACTCGCTTCAATGGCATTGTAGATGGCTTCTGAATCACAAACTTCACCACGACACGAATTTATTATTAACGGATTTTTCCTGAGGTTTTGCAAAAAGTCTTCATCTACCATATGAAAAGTAGCATCTTCGCCGGTCATGTTTAAAGGAACATGAAAGGTAATAATGTCGGCTTCGTTTTGAATTGTCTCCAGCGAAACAAATTCGCTACTTCCTTCTGTTCGTTCACGTGGAGGGTCGTTCAACAGAACATTCATTCCAAGAATTTTGCAGGTTTTTTCAATGCGTTTCCCAACATTTCCTACGCCAACAATTCCGATTGTTAATCCTGTAAGATCTGTTCTTTTGCGCATTGCCCATGAGCATAACGCAGAAGCAATGTATTGATTAACACTCTCTGCGTTACATCCTGGCGCATTTGTCCATTCAATTCCTGTTTGCTTGCAATAATCCGTATCGATGTGATCGAAACCAATAGTTGCCGTAGCTATATATTTTACTTTCGAACCCCGAAGCAATTTCTCATTGCAAATGGTTCTTGTTCGTGTAATAATTGCGTCTGCATCTTTTACAACTTCGGGAGTAGTTTCACTTCCCGGAAGGTAGACAACTTCGGCAAAAGGTTCAAGTGCACCTTTTATGTATGGTATTTTATTGTCAATAATTATTTTCATCGTTTCAATGCTGCGCCTAATGTGTTTCATTGTAATAATCTTTGACCATCTCATCAAGGACCCAACTGGTGCGTGCTGCCGATTTGCCGGTGCTCACACATTTGCCATCTCCCAGTAATTCATTTACAAGCTGTTCAACAAGGTTTTGCGAGATGTGCTGCGGATTATCAAAACTTAGCTTTTCTGTTCCTTTTTGGTTTTTTACAATAAGGTCGCCATGGTTGAAACAAGGCAAACAAATTTCGCCTTTTTCTCCAATAATTTGAATATAATCTTCCTCCGAGTTTTCATCAACAACAAAACACCAGCTTCCGGTTCCAACAACCCCCGATTCGTGTGTCCAGACTCCGGTAACCGTATCTTCGGCAGGGTAGAGGCCCGCTTGATTAACAGCTTGTCCTTTTACCTCGGTGATTTTTCCAAAAACAAAATCAAGGTAATCCAGTTGGTGTGATGCCAGATCGAAAAAATGTCCGCCACCGGCAATCTCCGGGAAAACATGCCAGTGCATTTCTTCCGGTCTTTGGTTGGCTTCGGGAGCTTGTTTATACAATTTAATATTCACCATTAACGGCTTGCCAATACTTCCATTCTCTACCAGTTCTTTTACTTTCAAAAACGCAGGTAAAGTTCGTCGGTAGTAAGCCACCCACAACGGAGTTTTTGTTTTCTCAGCAACTTGAAGCATCTCCAAACATTCGGCATAATTGCGCGCCATGGGTTTTTCAACGTAAACCGGTTTCCCGGCTTTTAAGGCCTCAATGGCGTACGATGCATGTGTATCGGGAGGAGTGGCAATATAAACGGCATCCACTTCGGGATCGTTGATCAATGCCGAACCATCACTGTACCATTTCGGAACATTATGGCGACGAGCATAATCTTCAGCCTTTTCCTTATTTCGGCGCATAACGGCAACCAGTTTTGAGTTTTCGACCTTGTAGAAAGCCGGTCCACTTTTTACTTCAGTTACATTGCCAACACCGATTATTCCCCAATTGATGCTTTTCATGCTATTCTTTTGCTAATAATCAAAGCGTTCTCGGTATGCCCATAATCCAATTGCAGGATTCGAAATATAAAAAATTTCTTCACCATCGGGCATCGTATTGAATCCGTCTTTTAGTTTTCCAGGATCATATTTGGCTGTTACGTCATCGTAATCCCCATATTTGAAACCGACACTTTCTATTTCCTGTTGTGTCAGATTGCCCTCTTTCTTTCCGGGGCAGTAGGTGATGTTAAAACGACCTTCAGACGAGCCATGTATAAGGTGGGCTGCTGCTCCCAAGCTATTCTGCAGATCTTCGTTCTCTTTCACCAGTTTTAAAGTGTGAGGTGTCCCAAAGTACCCGTATTTGCGGATGAGAGCATCAATTTGTGTATCTTCACCAAATTCTTTTAAGGCAGGAGCCAAAACGATCAATTCAGCGCCATCGGCCAATGCCATGCGCGTACGATAGATACTTTTGTTACCCAGCCAGGTACTTTTAAATTCGGTAGGATCGAGCCAGACCACAGCTTTTTTGATTGGTTTTTCTACCATTTCGAAGTTTACTTCCAGCGAAAGTTTTGCCGCTTTATCAAAAACCTCAAAATCGTCGCCGATAAAAAGCCCGTAAGTTTGTAGTTTGCCGTCCTGGTTTAAGCCAACCACCGTTTGCACATAAACAATTGGCAGGTGGTTTGAAAAATGTTCAGAGGCATAATTAAAAATCTTCCGAACAGGCGTATCGGCACGGCCCATCATACGTTCCATACCATAGGCAGCGCCAATGTAGTGGCTTTTGTTAATGCCTTCGGCACCACCGGTTCCTACAAATATATTTTTATTGTAATTGGCCATCCCAACCACTTCGTGCGGAACAACCTGACCAATTGATAGAATCAGATCGTAATTGCCTTCAACCAGAATTTTGTTTACCTGTGCCGGCCACGAATAATTGACAGCTCCTTCCGAAACTTCTTTGACAAATTCAGCAGGAACGGTGCCCAGTGTAATCACATCGTTTCGCCAGTCGTGGTCGCGAATCAGTTCAGTTGGCATTTTCCCAAACATGTGGCTGATTTGCTCCATCGTCATAGGCGTGTGCGTTCCCAACGCCGGAAGTACATCGGTTAACCGTTCACCAAAATACTCCCATGTAAATTCGGTCAGCTCGCCCGCACGCGAGGGGAGACGCGTGTAATCGGGAGGAACAGCCAAAACCTTTTGTTTGGCTCCTATTTTTTCAAAGGCAGCGAAAAGACCATTTTTCAGATCATCAGCACTGAGGGCCGTTTCGGCAGAACCTTTTTCGAAATATATCATTTTGATCTGTTTTAAAATTTAATGATCAGCGTTTAACACGTGCATTACCGCCCCAAACGCTCCACACCTGTTCTTCGTCGGCAGGTTGTACATAGTCGGTTAAAAAAGTGGTAGCCAATGCTCCTGTTGCCCAGCCAAATTGTGGCCATTTTCCAGGTTCCCAGTCTTTTAAGATACCATACAGCATTCCTCCAACAAAACCGTCGCCACCACCAATGCGGTCGAGTACGTGGATGGTACGTGGTTCAACTACATGCCAGTTATCGCCTTCCAGCATAATCGCTCCCCAATGGTGTTCGTTTACGCTGATAACTTCTCGTAAGGTGGTTGCAAAAACCGATGCGTTTGGAAAGGTTTCTTTTACGCGGGTAATAAGTCCTTTAAAACCATCAATTTTGGCATGTAAACCTTCGCCTCCGGCTGGAGGTCCTTCTATTCCAAAACAAAGCTGGAAATCTTCTTCGTTACCGATAAGAATATCAGAAACCGATGCAATTTCAGTAAAGTCTTTTCGAAGCTGTTCTTCGCGGCCTTTCCAGAATGAAGCCCGATAATTCAGGTCGAACGAAATTTTAGTACCGTGTTTTTTTGCGACTCTTGCTACTTCAAGGCAAAACTGTGTAGTTTCGGGCGAGAGTGCACCAATTAATCCTGACAGGTGTACGAGTTGCACACCTTCTTCTCCGAAAATCCGTTCCAGATCGAAGTCCTTTACATTTAATGTACGGCCAACTTCACCGGCGCGGTCGTTAAATACACGTGGTCCGCGGCTGCCGTATCCACTGTCGGCAATATTTATCTGGTGGCGGTAACCCCACGGATTTCCTTGTTCCACCTCCGGACCCTCGTAGTCCATGTGTCGGGATTTTAAATTGCTCTGAATAAGTTTTGCAATGGGACTATCTTTTACAAATGTAGTCAACACTTTAACCGGCAATCCCAGGTACGATGAGATGCTTGCAACATTGGTCTCGGCACTGGTAACGTACAAAGTGAATTTATCGCTTGAGTGAACCGGTTGACCGTTTTCCGGTGTAATGCGTGTTCCCATACTTGTTGGAACCAGCATGGCATATTTACAATTTTGTTTCAGTTTCATATATATTATTTTTTTTACTACAATTAGTTGTGTTGCTCCAGCAAACTGCTTTTAATGATTTGTCAGGACTCAAATTCTCTCGCTAAACGCCACCAAATGCACTGTATCCACCGTCAACCGGGATAACAATTCCGGTAATAAAGTTTGAAACGTCAGAGATCAGGAAAAGTGTTGCGCCCTGAAGATCTTCAGGTTCCCCAAATTTCCCCATTGGTGTATTGTCAACAATTTTTTGTCCGCGAGGAGAGTAGTTGCCTGTTTTTTCATCCATTACCAAAAAGCGGTTCTGGTGGGTGATAAAAAAACCGGGGGCAATAGCATTTACCCGAATTCCAACTTTTGCAAGATGCACCGACAGCCACTCTGTAAAATTATTGATAGACGCTTTTGCGGCCGAGTAAGCCGGAATCTTGGTCAGTGGTTTGTACGAGTTCATCGATGAAACATTGAGCACAACACCTTTTCTATTTTCAAGCATATCGCGGGTAAAAACCATTGTTGGTAGCAATGTCCCTTTAAAATTCAGGGCAAAAACCTTATCGAAACCTTCCATCTCCAAACCATAAAAGGTATCCTCAAGGTTATCAATGTTGTCCTCGGTTATGGTCTCTACTTTTGTTGTTGCCTGCGGGCTGTTTCCACCAGCACCATTTATTAAAATATCAATTGGCCCCAATCGTTTGTTGATCTCAGTTTTGGCAAACTCAAGCGATTCTTTATCGAGCACATTGGCAGCAACACCAATTACTTCAGCTCCTGATTCTGCCGCGATCTCGGCAGCAACTTTATCGGCTACTTCTTTATTAATATCGGCGATGGCGATTTTGGTGCCAACCGATGCAATTGCTTTTACCATGGCGGTTCCCAAAACTCCAGCGCCACCGGTAATTACGCATACTTTGTCTTTTAAATCGTTAAATGATAGTGCCTGCATAATATCTATTTAAATTCTTTGTAATAATCAACATTTTCTTTGGTAACAATGTCAATGGGGGTGTAACTTTCGTCTTGTATTTCACGTTTTTGAACGATGCTTCTGAACAGTTTGTTCACCGAATTGTAGCCCTGTTCTTCGGGGCGCTGGCAGATAAGGAATTGAACCAGGTCTTCTTTCAGGTATTTAATGTTTTCTTTAATGAGGTCGTGTCCGATTACTTTAATGTCTTTGATATTTAGTTTTTTCAGTAAGCGGCCCACATAAAACACTTTCGAGTTGGTGACCAAAATTCCTTTAATATTCTTCTCCGAAATATTTTTTTCTACTTTTTGCATCCATTTATCCGAATTGGTATCCGGAATTTCAATGGTGAACAGGTCGTGGTTGTTGTCTTTTTTTTGTTTAAACCAGTCGTGGATTCCCTTTTCGCGCTGCACCAGGTGGTTCTGATTATCCATTTCTTTTGCAAAATGAATAACAAGAATATTTCCGTCGTTCAACATCAGGTCGAGTAATTTTCCCGACACCAACCCACTTTGATAAGAATTCTGTCCGATATAACTGAGCTGTCCAACATCCTTAATATTCGAATCGATAAAAACAAAAGGAATTTCCAGTTCTTTTAACTTTTCGATAAAAATGGCAGCCTCTTTTTTGAAAAAGGGAGCCAACACAACGCCATCAGGTTTCATGGCAAGCACTTTATTTGCTTCTTCGACAAAACTTTTTGAATCGGCCTGGTTAAAGGTAAACGACTCAATTTGTAACCCGTATTGCGGCAACTCTGAAATACGTTTTTTTATACCTTTAATCGGTTTTGTCCAATATCCATCTCTTGCCGGAGGTTGGGGGAGAAGCGTTGCAAATGTGGCCGATTTTTTTGAAGCAAGCGTACTTGCCAAAATATTGGGCTGGTAGTTTAATTCTTTAACAATTTCAAGAATTTTCTTTTTGGTTGCTTCTGCAACCTCCCCACGGTTATGCAAAACCCTGTCGACAGTGCCAATCGAGACCTTTGCTCTTTCGGCAATATCCTTAATTCGTATTTGTTTATTTAGTTCGATAGCGCTTCTGATTTTAAGATTTAAAAATGAAGGTTTTGTTACTCGCTTCCAAAACTAAACAAAAATATCAGTATTGCCGTGTACGAACACGGAAAAATATTTCAAAAATGCTCAGCAACATTTTGAAAAAGAAATTTCCTTAAAATTTAGCCAGGTTTTCGTCGGGCTTTTCTTCCAGCAGATGTGGATTTTTCAACAGGAATTTAATGTGTCGGAACAGGCGTCCTCCATGCGAGCCGTCAACAACACGATGGTCGAGCGTGGCAGATAGTAACATGATTCGGCGCGGAACGATTTCCCCGTTAACAACTGCAGGTTTATTCTGAACGGATCCCAGTATCATTACCAGTGATACATTCGACGATGGAAGTAACGAACCATAACCGGTATCGAGTCCAACGGTCCCAATATTTGAAACCACGTATGAACCAAAACTGTTTGAATCGAGACCGATTCCCGGTAACGAAATTCCCCAATCGATAGTAAGTACACGATACAGGCGGAATAACCACTTGCGGAAAGGCCACGGAACCCGCGCCAGCATATTTTTCGATTGCATTTCGTCGCGTTCGTTTCCTTGTCGCGACTGGCGGATATGTTCTGCAATTTCGTCGGTAACTTCCTGAATGGTGCGCTGATCGGCATTTTCAACTTTTACTGAGCCCATTTCTCCTCCGGCCAGTAAAACACTAACTACACCATCAACCTGTTTGCGTTGGGCAATTTTTGAGCCCTTTACAAACGTATTCAGTTCTGGTACTTCGTTTCTGATTGCCCTTCCAATAATAAGTGTGATAATATAAGTAAGGGTAGTTTTTAAGCCTTCCTTTCTCTTTTTGGCAATGTATTTTTCAATATCGGTAACATCCAACTCTACCATTCCATAAATTTTGGAATCGGTAGGTTTTTTGTAAATAGTTGACGCTACTTTGCGCCAGTCTGAATTATAATCAATTTGCTCCATATAACGATTTTAGGTATCAATCGTTTCCTGTTTAAAAATTGATAATTGCGGCTTTAGGGCGCAAATGTAATCGTTTCTATGGAAATCCATTAAGAAAAGGGGCAACGATTCACTTTTTATATACGCAATCATTATTTCTATTCCACTTTGTTTTCAATAGTTTGCAGATACTTAATGTCTTATTTACTCTTAAAATCATAAAATAATTAAAGAAGGGATGTCATGAAACAGTTTGCTAATTGCATAAAAAGCATACTTTTGTGAGCTTAAACTAAGCTGTAACTAAACTAATTTGCTTTCCATTAATGAAACTCAATCTTGAATCTATATTATTCAGGAAATTTAAAGAAGGTGATTATTCGGCCTTCAACGAGATATTCTCAAAGTACTACCAACCGCTTTTCCTTTTTACCCGAAAATTTGTTGAAGAGGACCTTGCGAAGGACTTTGTGCAGGATTGTTTTTACGAGCTTTGGAAAAACAGGAAACGAATCGAATTAAAAACTACTTTGTCGGCTTATCTTTTTTCAATAGTAAAAAATCGTTGCTATAAATATTTCGAGAAAGAAAAATTCAGGGCAGGAAAACAGAGCGAGATCGAATTTCAGTTAAAACAAGAAGAAATAAATTATTTCCTACATTCTGAAAAAAGTATTCTTGAGTTTGAAATCAGGGACCGTATTCAAAACACATTAGAAAAGTTACCTCCAAAATGTGCTGAAATATTTCATGATAGTCGTTTTAATGGCTTGACAAACAAAGAGATTGCACATAAGTACGACCTGTCGGTAAAGACGGTTGAAAAACACATATCGAAAGCCCTTAAAATCTTTCACGAAGAATTTAAAGACTTCAATATTTCCTATTATCTGCTGATTCTTAAAAATAATTAGTACCCGAGGTAGGGTTATCTGTTCCAAAAATACTCTTATTAAAAATGAACGACAAAAACACTGAAAATATAGATCAGGTTATTCTGCATTTTATTCAAGGAAATGCAGACAAGGAAGAAAAAGCCGCATTGATGAGCTGGCTAAATGAAAATCCGGCGAATAGAAAGAAACTATTCAAGGAGAAAGATATTTGGAATGCAGCAGAAATTGATTCGGACAGGTTGAAAGCTTTGGAAAACACGGAATGGCTGGAATTAGAAAACCGAATAAATTCTTCAAAAGTAAAAAAAGGCAACTTTAAAGAGCTGTTAAAAATTGCAGCAATTGTTGTAGTGGCTCTGGGAGTTGGTTGGATGAGTCATTTTATTTATTCGGAGAGTGCATCAGCGCGCAAAGTAGAAATGCGTACCGTTGAAGCCATAAAAGGACAAATAAAAGAAGTGTTTTTGGCCGATGGAACACACGTATGGCTGAATGCCGGATCGCAGCTTACTTTTCCATCGGATTTTACTGAAAAGAACCGGGAGATCAGCTTGCATGGTGAGGCTTATTTTGAGGTTACTTCGAGTGAGAAGAATCCGTTCCTGGTAAAAACAGGCAATCACACCGTAAAAGTTACCGGAACCAAGTTTAATATCTGCGAGTATCCCGAAGATAAAAAGATTGAGACCACCCTGGTGGAAGGAAAAGTTAAAATCATATCGGGCAATTTCTTTAAGGATTTGTATCCCGGCGAACAGGCAACTTTTTACACCGAAACGGCCGAGGTTGTAATAGGCGAAAAAGACTTTGATATATACACTGCCTGGCGCGAAGGACGTTACGAATTCCGCAACGAATCAGTCGACAAGGTTTTTAAAATTATGGAGCGCTGGTGGGATGTAGAAATTGATTACCCACAAGACGAATTTAAATACGAATATATCTCAGGAGTACTGAGAAAACATAAACCAATTGAACAGCATTTTGAAGTTATCAACGAGTTAGTGCCAATAAACTACCAAATTGATAAAGATAATATTACGGTGAAGCTGAAATAGTATTTCACAAATTTTATTTAACAAACTAGCTAACTAAAACAACTTCTGCCTATGAAATGAGACACCTATGCATCTAAAAAAACGGGAAATACGCCACATACTTCCCGCTTAAAATTACTAATGTAAATTTTTGATTTATAAACTAAAATCGTAGCGAAACTATGAAAAAAAAACTAATCCACCTCTTTCTTTTTGAAAGAAGGAAGGGGCGAAAACTGTTTCTTGTTATGAAACTATCCCTTTTTTTAATTCTAATAAGTTTAGTCAGTGCATCGGCTAGTGTTTATTCGCAATCAGTGCGGATTGACATGGAGTTACATGATGCAAGTCTTGAAAACGTTTTTCAATCCATTCAAGACCAAACAGA
It contains:
- a CDS encoding PfkB family carbohydrate kinase; the encoded protein is MKLKQNCKYAMLVPTSMGTRITPENGQPVHSSDKFTLYVTSAETNVASISSYLGLPVKVLTTFVKDSPIAKLIQSNLKSRHMDYEGPEVEQGNPWGYRHQINIADSGYGSRGPRVFNDRAGEVGRTLNVKDFDLERIFGEEGVQLVHLSGLIGALSPETTQFCLEVARVAKKHGTKISFDLNYRASFWKGREEQLRKDFTEIASVSDILIGNEEDFQLCFGIEGPPAGGEGLHAKIDGFKGLITRVKETFPNASVFATTLREVISVNEHHWGAIMLEGDNWHVVEPRTIHVLDRIGGGDGFVGGMLYGILKDWEPGKWPQFGWATGALATTFLTDYVQPADEEQVWSVWGGNARVKR
- a CDS encoding SDR family oxidoreductase — encoded protein: MQALSFNDLKDKVCVITGGAGVLGTAMVKAIASVGTKIAIADINKEVADKVAAEIAAESGAEVIGVAANVLDKESLEFAKTEINKRLGPIDILINGAGGNSPQATTKVETITEDNIDNLEDTFYGLEMEGFDKVFALNFKGTLLPTMVFTRDMLENRKGVVLNVSSMNSYKPLTKIPAYSAAKASINNFTEWLSVHLAKVGIRVNAIAPGFFITHQNRFLVMDEKTGNYSPRGQKIVDNTPMGKFGEPEDLQGATLFLISDVSNFITGIVIPVDGGYSAFGGV
- a CDS encoding LacI family DNA-binding transcriptional regulator, producing the protein MRSAIELNKQIRIKDIAERAKVSIGTVDRVLHNRGEVAEATKKKILEIVKELNYQPNILASTLASKKSATFATLLPQPPARDGYWTKPIKGIKKRISELPQYGLQIESFTFNQADSKSFVEEANKVLAMKPDGVVLAPFFKKEAAIFIEKLKELEIPFVFIDSNIKDVGQLSYIGQNSYQSGLVSGKLLDLMLNDGNILVIHFAKEMDNQNHLVQREKGIHDWFKQKKDNNHDLFTIEIPDTNSDKWMQKVEKNISEKNIKGILVTNSKVFYVGRLLKKLNIKDIKVIGHDLIKENIKYLKEDLVQFLICQRPEEQGYNSVNKLFRSIVQKREIQDESYTPIDIVTKENVDYYKEFK
- a CDS encoding 2-oxo acid dehydrogenase subunit E2 — translated: MEQIDYNSDWRKVASTIYKKPTDSKIYGMVELDVTDIEKYIAKKRKEGLKTTLTYIITLIIGRAIRNEVPELNTFVKGSKIAQRKQVDGVVSVLLAGGEMGSVKVENADQRTIQEVTDEIAEHIRQSRQGNERDEMQSKNMLARVPWPFRKWLFRLYRVLTIDWGISLPGIGLDSNSFGSYVVSNIGTVGLDTGYGSLLPSSNVSLVMILGSVQNKPAVVNGEIVPRRIMLLSATLDHRVVDGSHGGRLFRHIKFLLKNPHLLEEKPDENLAKF
- a CDS encoding RNA polymerase sigma-70 factor, giving the protein MKLNLESILFRKFKEGDYSAFNEIFSKYYQPLFLFTRKFVEEDLAKDFVQDCFYELWKNRKRIELKTTLSAYLFSIVKNRCYKYFEKEKFRAGKQSEIEFQLKQEEINYFLHSEKSILEFEIRDRIQNTLEKLPPKCAEIFHDSRFNGLTNKEIAHKYDLSVKTVEKHISKALKIFHEEFKDFNISYYLLILKNN
- a CDS encoding FecR family protein produces the protein MNDKNTENIDQVILHFIQGNADKEEKAALMSWLNENPANRKKLFKEKDIWNAAEIDSDRLKALENTEWLELENRINSSKVKKGNFKELLKIAAIVVVALGVGWMSHFIYSESASARKVEMRTVEAIKGQIKEVFLADGTHVWLNAGSQLTFPSDFTEKNREISLHGEAYFEVTSSEKNPFLVKTGNHTVKVTGTKFNICEYPEDKKIETTLVEGKVKIISGNFFKDLYPGEQATFYTETAEVVIGEKDFDIYTAWREGRYEFRNESVDKVFKIMERWWDVEIDYPQDEFKYEYISGVLRKHKPIEQHFEVINELVPINYQIDKDNITVKLK